The genomic interval ttcaactttttacCAACTCAtgttcatttttttgaaaatggcaACTTGCCAAATGGTGTTCGGAAAAATGACAACAGctacagaaaactgaaaactgaaaactgaagtgtaacaaaatcaaacaaagcATTATGGGATGctcattattaataataatccATGGTTGGCTTGATAAGTCTCCCTATTTGCTGCAGGTACAGAAATTTGCATGGTTTTAGCCACATTGTAACATATGGGAGACAATAGGAGAATGGCAGATGGAATTTCAAGTTTCTGGGGTCCTGTCACATCCTCCACTGAATGGTGTGAAAAGAACTATGCGTACTCTTCCTATATTGCAGAATTCTACAACACTATATCCAACATCCCATGCGTTATTTTGGCACTAATAGGCTTAATAAATGCCTTAAGACAGCATTTTGAGAAGAGATTGAGCATTCTTCACCTATCAAATATGATACTAGCTATTGGGAGCATGCTATTCCATGCCACATTGCAACACATGTAAGTAGAATTCTTGTCATTTCATCTTCTATTTATCTGTCAACGTCTTGCCTACTTATTGTTTTTCAGTTTTGATCACTTGGAATTGTTTTTAAGGTATAGCTTTAAATTTTGCCTTTTCAGTTTTGGTGGGAGTTTGATCAGGACTAGTTAAACACCAAATTCTTGCTTCAATGCTTAATCAGTTATTAATCCAAtttggattgattgattgaatgaaCAAGCATATATGTTAATGTACTTAATTCACTCCAATACTTCTTGCTTGTGTGTGTGACTGATTCAATGAGCATATATGTTATGCTAGTAGCCCCAATTGCATCCAATCATATCAACTCTATGCATGTATAGTAGTAATTCTACATagattttttgtgttatttgagTTTTGCATTTGAGTGGCTGAATAATCTAGAAGATCTCGGTCATGTTAGATTATTTTTTGACAGTAGCAAATTAGGAATAAAAGTCTAATTTGCATGTATTTAAGTGAGGGGTAGATAGGGTATTTTATTCtgggttctctctctcttgtaaCTACCGCCtcttatgtctataaatagaaggcgaTAGGTAGACTGTCGAATGACTGAAAAACAGATCATTCTCATTGAGTTGAGTGCTGTACTGTTAGAGGAAAGTTTGAGAGAAAGCTTTGTAATCTGCAGTGAGGGTTCTCGAGTGTATCAGTGAGGGTTGTGGGGATGTGCAAGTGATTGATTGTACTATTCTTCATCAAGATtatagtggattgctctcttttaaaggctggatgtaggactgaTGTAAAtcaatccgaaccaggataactTCTTGCGCCTGCTGTTTGGTTTGATGTTTCTTACTTAATCTCTTTTACTGTTCTTGCATTTCCAGTTTACATTTTCTATTGTGGATGTTTTCTCGGATGAGGGTGTGAGAATTGGCAAGAACCAATCCTTTTGTGCTCCTAATTTCtaacattttgttttgttttcaaaatttggatGACATTACAGTTGGGGTGTGTCTTAGACAAACAACATGCTGCAGTGGATTGACATATTCTTTTTGTGCCAGGATGCAGTTGATGTCCTGTGAGGGGAGCTACAAATATCCCTCCTGCTTATATGCTTGGTTAGGTAGAATCATTTCCTGAAGCTCTCCCCCACCAAACTCCCACCCTCCTCCCCCATCTGTCTTACTCAagagaacaaaataaaagaagaaaaccgTAGAGTTGCTGATAGGAATCAGGATGAATAAAGATACTAGTTTTATGTGATTAGTAGGAGTTTTTGAGTTTATCTAAatgtatttagttttattaggaCTGCAAGTAGACTATGTGATAAGATTTAAGTTGTATTAGGTTAGGTTACCATATTAggtagttttgaattttttttttttttggttgttttaggATTATTATCAAATGTCAAACCTATATTTATTGTCTCATTAGTGCAAtctgaaaatatgtttttgattgattgaataaaaattattgattcTTCTCTGCTGAAATCTGTCTGGCTTTCTTCTGCCtctatattcttcttcttctcctatcttctctctctgaattcttcttcttttttcctcttctgttcagatttctttctcttcctaaTCTCTTTTTCCCCTCTCcctgattttcttttctttcttcccaaattatttgcaatCTTCTTGCTGTCCCGCATCAGTTGGTAACAGTACCTTAAACAGCTTACAAGATCTGTTCATCATTATATGTGTACATAGTGGACATAAATCTGCAAACCTTGGAATTTCTTGTAAAAACACTAGCCCTGTTCagttattatgtgaatatttttttttttttttgttccttgcatcagtgttctaaaaggcgctaggcgctagtcgggcgccaggctggAGCCTAACGCCTAGGGggcctaggcggggcctaggaaaactgctattttttttttgttttttaactttgtgatgtaatttgatgttattttcaattaaatcaaagttgaaaagcatcaataatgcaacataaaccaataatacaacaataatggaatgacaagtgaaatatagaattaagcatgagaaaacAATTGTTGTAGATCAGTTCTAGGTTCAAACTTCAATAAGacaaaagcaacaataatgcaacataaaccatattTGAAGAATCTAAGTATCTAAGTATCTAATTGGaattcttcctctccatattcttccaatacatgatcttcatcaaactcaaaatcaaattcattgagttcttgctcatcttcttcttctgattgaaaatcatcttcatgaagctctctcatcctagaacttcttcgaggttgaagcatctcgtctgctTTGGATGCTTCACCAATCACTTCCCTAGTAAGCCCCGTACTAGgctcaatttcttcatcatctcctctTTTTAAcaatccatccttgtgcattgctggcatcactagcaagtaacacatcaacattccttcccttctccctcttttgcttgttcatcagttttgcattaaattggaCATAGACAAGATTATTCAATCGATGCACATccagtctatttcttttcttcgtatgtatctacataaataaaataaagtaatatcaatttaaatgatagaTACGTTAttgatattaaagaaatatagTTCATATTTTCATAGGGATAAtgacattaaaatattaaaaatgttttaaaatatgcaCTAAACCtttcaaaagtgctccaatttctttcacaaccggatGAACTACTGGTTTACGAGAGCATTCTTGTtgccattcgttgcaagtttggagtttgatttccataagtcatccaccatgtaactacataagttaacaagtataaagtaaacaagtttatacactaatacacaTTAGGAACTAAGAAAAGgattaaaggaattttatacgtggattataattgtcatcattttttgaACAGCCTTGAGCTTCCCACACTTTTCCAAAAGCTCTCTCTTTACgagtatactttggcaactcaacatttatgACATGACCTTGCAATTCAAAATGATCATCACcatgataaaacatctccacacaattaaaaaacccatccatcacttcattatcaagatatatagtcttattcttgaaaaggtagtagggattcaaaaggtaagtcGCCAAATGCAatggactatctagcctatctttcacccttgcttcaataatctctaTAACAGGCTGATAGTTTTCTTAAGATTATTTAGggcctccttaatatcttcctttgcttgcttaatctctccatataaaaaacccatagaaggctttctatttgcatcaacaattcgaagcaccttcaccaaaggtaCAAAAACCTTAAGGCATAAAGTTAcaccattccagaaagcaatGCTTATCACAGTAGCATATGCTACTTTCCCTTTAACATTCTTTGACCATTTACACTCCTCCCATTCAGAGTTGGTAAGCATTGACCTCAATTgggcctttttctccatcaaactctgcaaagtaagaaaagaagaagcaaatctAGTGACTCTCGGTCTCACTATATCTCTCTTCTtcgtaaatgacctcattaaggacaaggtcttatagtgtgcataaatgaagattgtcaaactctttgcctgatcaatgactttcttatatCTTGGCATTTTcccaatactttcaagcattaaattgatggtgtgagtagcacatgatgtccaaaagatatttggcctcttcagcTTCAATAATTTTGCTGCTCTCATATTGTTGGCAGCATTGTCGACAGCATTGTCGGTTACTATTTGGGTGacattttgtggcccaacttgttcaatgcacttgtccacatactcaaatatgagttcacttgtatgtgcttcgTCTGATGCTtcttttgaagaaagaaaagcagTACCAATGCTAaaattaacacataggttcatgatgtTCCTTCTTTTTCTATCTGTCTAAGTGTCTGTCATAATAGAGCACCCATtttgtgcccactcttcttcatgcttttTCAGTAAGTCTTTCATTCTGTCAACCTCGTCCTTTAATAACGGTTCCCTCAATTGGTATTGACTAGGAGGTTTGAACCTCagcccaaattgaccaaccgcctcaacaaacaatttgaagctatctTGATCAATAacattgaaaggtataccagcttcgtacacccatctagcacaatatcCTTTTACAGtctgtgttctctctttaaacAATGCTTCACTAATATTTTGCTGCCTTTGCGTCATTCTTGAACTCAAACAAATTTCAGGACTAATGGAGCTTGCAAACTTATCTATAGGGCCAAGAGTACGAGGTGCTTTTTTGCTCCCTAACTCTtccaattcatcttcatcatccaccCCTTTCCCCTTGTCAGAAATATTAACCGAGGATCTCATCATATCTTCCTCctgcttcttattcttcttcttactctttgccTCAGCAATAGCATTCTTGCATTTAGCTTTATCAtccggagaagattttggacatgcagaaacatttcCGGAATGTGGCCGATTTGTTCTTTGACTCTGTAAATTCCTCCAAACATAACTTTACCACACAACTTGCATTTAACTTTGTCCATATTCTTTGGATtaattaacattccatactcccatccAACATcatttgatttccttttaagaattgaggCGGCATCGGACGATGCTTCCATACTCCCAATTCCATCTGACATgacttcattttttcttcttttttttcctgagtaaattgacattgaatgattgaattaaaatagacaaTTAGGCTAACTAGCTAACCAACAAAGTCAAAAACTAACAATAGCCCAAGCAGCACCAGcaatagcaagcagcaacaaaGGCAGCTTGCTACATTTGTTGCTtgcttgcaagttgcaaatattaattttttaaatacattaataataataattaacaaatatttgaataacaaataatcaaatattaatataaatactaaattaaatttaaataacagaaaaatataaagaaaacaaaagagggagaggCAACAGCAAGCAGCAACAACTTACTGCTGGCTACTACTTACCGAAGGAGGTGGAGGCCCGGAGGGtgagtgaagaagatgaaggttgAAGTTGCTGCAAGAGCAAGAGACAACCAGTAACAGAGTGTGGCGGTGTGCGAGCAGCGAGCACGAGACAGTGGCAACGGCGAGTGAAGAAGGTGAATCTGTAAGAGCAAGAGACAACCAGAGTGTGGCGTGGCGGTGTGCGAGCACGAGACGGTGGCGACGGGCCGACGGCAACTTTGCAACTACAAGAGACGGTGGCGGCGTGCgagcacgagagagagagaggcgatGGCGACGGTGATTCAGCAATAGACTGTCGGTGGCGGTGGGtgcgagagagaaggggaaatcgacGAGAGAAAGGGGTAATGGGTAAGggaaacaaaaccctaatcaatTTATACTAAATGCTTCACGTGGCCCAGGCGGCCGATTTGGCCGCCTTGGCCAGGCGATTCACGCGGCTAGGCGTCTGCCTTGGTGCCGCCCGGTACCGATTAGCCGGGCTGGTGCCTAAggtggccgatttggccataatCGTGGCAGCTAGCGGCCGCCTAGAGCCTCGGCtccgcctaggcggccgcctaggccgcgTTTTTGTTCATTGCCTTGCATAATTCATCTTATGCATATATGAAAGGAGTTGTATGAGACAATAACCTTGTGTACAGTTCTAGAATAGAATTCTCTGACTTGAATGACTATGTAATATAGATGTCTGCTCAATTCAAAGGAAATTATACACAAGctttacaaaataattataaagccaTAAAACTAGATATTGATTGCTACAGACCCTTAGGGTTGGCGTCATGTTAAGAGGCCCTAGTGGCCTCCTATGCCACCTGGGTTCAAACCTCTGGAGTGAGCTCACACACATTTCTATGTGCTTACTTTAGTGTGTGTGGTTTATGGGCTATTCCATGCGCTTGATGTGTTATTCAATGCACACCTTGTGGTTGCAGTTTTTCATCATTAGCAAAAAAGGAGGAGAATTTGATCCCAATGATCTAAGTTTACATGATGCTGATGTAGAAGTGTGAAAGCTAAATATAGATCTTGAGAAGCAAATTATTATTACTCAACCATAGTGATATTTGTGTTGTGTGCATCCAAAACATGGGACATACATGTGCTTGGAGGCTTGAGCAAATGTGTGTTTTTGGTCAGCCAGTAGGTGTTTTCTATAGAAGGTCAGTGTGCATGATGCTTcattatttagatatttgtgCTAATGTCTGTTGTTTTTACGCCTTCATTCTCAGGCAACAACAAAGCGACGaaactccaatggtctgggaaaTGCTCCTGTACCTTTATATCCTATACTCCCCTGATTGGCACTATCGTAGTACAATgcccaccttcttcttcctctatggggctatttttgcaatttttcaTTCACAGGTCCGTTTTAGCACTGGTTTCAAGGTTCATTATGCAATCCTCTGCCTGCTGTGCATCCCAAGGATGTACAAGTATTACATTTACACACAGAATGTCTCTGCTAAGCGGGTTGCAAAGTTGTATGTGATCACCCTATTCCTTGGTAGTTTGTGTTGGCTGTTTGATCGTGTACTCTGCAGGAAAGTGTCACATTGGCCCTTCAATCCTCAAGGCCACGCATTGTGGCATATTTTCATGGGTTTTAACTCATACTTCGCAAACATATTCTTGATGTATTGCCGTGCTCAGCAACGGGAATGGGCACCAAGGATTGTCTATTTTTTGGGGGTTCTTCCTTATGTGAAGGTCCAGAAACCAAAATCCCTGTGAAAAATAGGTTACAGGGGTCAAGGATAGTCTTTTCACAGTTATTGGGGTATTGAAGAGATCTTAGGCGACAGAACAAGCAGGCAAGCaatcatttttgttttcatctgATTAGATTCAGTCATATTCATTGGTACGTATGGatctattttgaattctgatttTGTTCCTTATTCTCCTCCTTGCAGTGTAcaatatttatcattaattttcGATTCCTCTGGTAGAGTATTCAGTTTAATTTCCAGGGACTTCTATTTTGTTTGAGAGTATAGCATTACTGCACCTGAAGCCTGTTTTCTGCATTCTTATGTTAGATCTAGGAATAGATATATTTGAGAGTATTCCGATTAATGCAATTGAAGCCTCTTTCTGCATTTATGTTAGATATGTATAGGAACCTGCTATAACGATTTGTATTGTATTCGGCGATCTGAACTCACTTGGCTTCATTATTGCCAGGGTACTGCTTACTGTTGCTTCTGGAGTTGCTTATATCACACTGGTAAATTGGGATATGCGAATATTTGCTTTTTGCATATAGTTTACTGTGAGCATAAGCTGCTGCAACATATATGGGTTCAGTTTATCGCATGCAATACTAGTAAATTTATGAGGTATATGTGGGTAATCTGGGTTCTTTTTCCATCCCAAGTGTGTAGTTAAGAGCAGTAGTGTTTGGATGACAACAATATTGAAATGGGTCCTTTACAACCATTAAAGATAAGTAGGGCCCGCTGTTGCATTCATGTTTGTTGGGCTTGAAATGTAGGATTGGGCTGGGACACTCTCATGCCCAATATAGTtaacaagaattttttaatGAAGCGACcaatttattttacatatttaacaCATAATGTTTGGCGTTGGAAAATGTCAGCTAATCGTATTAAAATGATGTATATTTTCCAAATATATGCATTGCTTGTGAAACTTTTAGAATATTTGTTAATATACATGGAAGTTATTTTAGTCCAATCATGGTCCTAAGCTGCGTCCACAAGGCTTGATAGTAACACGTATGGGCCCATTGAGACCCAGAGAACGCCCAATCTTGTACAGGATGGGCTTAACTTCGCCCGATGGGGCCAATAGAACCACTTGCCGTCCTGCAATTACCCTGCCGGGCCGAATTATGTACAAATTTGGGCCCAACCGGTTCAATGGGAAACGCTCATGGGCCTATACTGGTCCAAGCAGCCCCAGATGTTAACGCTTGTATGGGATCGTAGTGGGCCGGCCTATTTTGTTCGGACGTGGGCCTGCTGTGGCCCAATTGTGTACAAATATGGGCCTCACCGGCCTAGTTGGAAGCCCTCGTGGCCCTAATCTGGTCCCATCAGGCCCAGTTTTGAATGCTTGTTGTGCCCCTCATGGGCCTCAACTGGTCTAACCAGGCCCACTTTGCATGGGCTTTTAGTGGGCTGGCCTATTTTGCAGAGATGTGGGCCTAAAGCT from Diospyros lotus cultivar Yz01 chromosome 8, ASM1463336v1, whole genome shotgun sequence carries:
- the LOC127808143 gene encoding alkaline ceramidase codes for the protein MGDNRRMADGISSFWGPVTSSTEWCEKNYAYSSYIAEFYNTISNIPCVILALIGLINALRQHFEKRLSILHLSNMILAIGSMLFHATLQHMQQQSDETPMVWEMLLYLYILYSPDWHYRSTMPTFFFLYGAIFAIFHSQVRFSTGFKVHYAILCLLCIPRMYKYYIYTQNVSAKRVAKLYVITLFLGSLCWLFDRVLCRKVSHWPFNPQGHALWHIFMGFNSYFANIFLMYCRAQQREWAPRIVYFLGVLPYVKVQKPKSL